The Opisthocomus hoazin isolate bOpiHoa1 chromosome 9, bOpiHoa1.hap1, whole genome shotgun sequence genomic sequence cgatctggatgtccacaaatccatgggccccgatggaatgcacccacgagtgctgagggagctggtgaatgtcattgctgagccactctccatcatctttgagaggtcctggaggacaggagaggtgcccgaggactggagaaaggccagtgtcactccagtcttcaaaaagggcaagaaggaggacccagggaactacaggccggtcagcctcacctccatcccgggaaaggtgatggagcagcttatcctggaggtcatcaacaagcaagtggaggaaaataaggttatcaggagtagtcagcatggattcaccaaggggaaatcatgcctgaccaatctgatagctttctacgatggcatgaccggctgggtagacgaagggagagccgtggatgttgtctacctcgacttcagcaaggctttcgacacagtctcccataatatcctcctagggaagctcaggaagtgtgggctggatgagtggccagtgaggtggattgggaactggctgaatggcagaactcagagggctgtcatcagcggcgctgagtctagttggaggccggtaactagtggtgtcccccaggggtcagtactgggcccagccttgtgcaacttcttcatcaacgacctggatgaagagttagaatgtaccctcagcaagtttgctgatgacaccaaactgggaggtgtggtggatacaccagcaggctgtgctgccattcagcgtgacctggacaggatggagagttgggcagagaggaacctgatgaggttcaacaaaggcaaatgcagggtcctgcacctgggcaggaacaaccccatgcatcagtacaggcttggggcggacctgctggagagcagctctgtggagagggacctggctgtcctggtggacgacaggttaaccatgagccagcagtgtgccctggctgccaagaaggctaatgggattctggggtgcatcaagaggagtgtggccagcaggtcgagggaggttcttctccccctctacactgccctagtgaggccccatctggagtactctgtccagttctgggctccccacttcaagaaagatggagagctactggagagagtccagtggagggctacaaggatggtgaggggactggaacatctctcatatgaggaggggctgagggagctgggcttgttcagcctgaagaagagaaggctcagaggggaccttataaatgcttataaaatctcaagggtgggtgtcaggaggatggggccaagctcttttcagtggtgctcagcgacaggacaaggggcagtgggcacaaactgaagcacaggaagttccctctgaacatgaggaagaacttcctccctctgagggtgatggagcactggaacaggctgcccagggaggttgcggagtctccttctctggagatattcaagacccacctgacaaggtcctgtgcagcctgctctaggtgaccctgctttggcagttgggttggactagatgacccacagaggtcccttccaacccctaccattctgtgattctgtgattctctgactaTATATCTTCAAGACGCagccagcagcaaaagcaaatacCAGAGTCAAAGCAATGAGACATTCAGTTCTACTCAATCTCTCTAAAACAATGTAAAGGATGCTGTCTCCACGAGGGGAGTCATGGTGGAAAGATCAAGCATCTCTGCTGCATTTTCTATATCTAGGAATGCTTAGAGGTACTCAGAACAGGAACTAGCCCAGTGTGGCTCCAAAAAGGACTTTGTCTGCAGCAAAACAGAGTCAGAGAGAACACCAACTGCAAAATACCACACAGACTGTCACCAGGTCAGGTGCTGTTACGGACGTGATCTGCCAGGTACTCGCACACAGGTATTCCCACGGACAGTGCTAAACACATAGTCCATTTATGTGAAGCAAGTATGTGGTGTGGTTGCCAGAGACATCCAGGGCCAGACTTCATGGCCCTTCATGCATCAACATCCATTGTTCAATGAACTCGTGTGCAGTCCATGCAGCAATAACTATTTCTCTACATCACTCATCATCCCAAAGATCTACCCACCAGTTTGCcatatggttggacttgatcttaaaggtcttttccaacctaaatgcttctatgattctgtacacATGGGATTACACTTTGAAATAGTCAGATGTGACATTAAAGCACTGTGACAACTTTGCACTAACTTTCTGTATTATTTCTTGCATGCTGACACTGCCTGTGGCAAGTTCCACTGAGTCCAGGTCAGCAACTCAGCCAGCCAGCAGACAAAAATCAAGCCCTGAACAGTGTAATTACAGTAATAGCAACAATGTATCAAACAAGTACAATAGTCAAGCAAACATCATGACAAGGAAATCCAACAGGATGAAGGCAGGTAGTCTGACGTAACCCGGAAAGCTTGTAAGAATAAGGCTGAATATACTGAAGAGGACAGGAGGGTATCTAACCTCTTTGGAAACGGTGAGTGCACATTAGCCCCTGTCATTTAATAAGGATACAGTTAAAAACAATATCAGTGAAGTGGTTTGTAACGGAAGGATGTGAACCTGGAAGTTTCATATTCCCCCTATCCGTTTCTCCAGAAGTCACTCTTGTCTTTCgctttcctttctttctacaGCACTGAAAGCCCTTTTCTTTGGCCTGAAACCTTCTAAGCAAAGCTGTGCACTGCTAAGTCTCTCAGGCTGTGCCCTTCTCTCCCTGCTTACAGCCACAAACATTTGTTCCACAGGAGGTGGAGACTATGTAGTTGCAAATAGAGCCCTTTTAAATAAATCAGATCAACGAAGTTGTTTATCTGCGTGTCAAGTTAACTGATGAATCATCTTGACAAGGCCTTTACATGCTTGAATGAGTTTCCCCAAATACATGAGATTATAAATCTTGATTTGGAGTGCAGTAGTTTCTTTTCATCTGGAGCCTCACCTACTGGTGATATAAGACATTTGTATAACCAGCTTTGCATATTCCATGAAGCAGTTTGTTTCTAAGAGTCTAAGACTTAGGTGCAAGAAAATGATAATCAGAATTGAACAAGTCAAGGTTTGTTCCAGCCCTgcaccaaacaagaaaaaaacgaCACAGGAAAAGTTCTGAAACGGAGGAATACAGTTTTCTGTAACCTACTAGCTGTGCTTTAGTGTTAAAGCACTCCGCTCTAGCATTAAACACCAATCCTTCATGGTTCCAGACAGAGAGCAACTTGAGTTTAATGCAGTGTGCTCCCTTTGAATTTTTAAAGCAGGCTCTCAGAGGGAAAAAATGGAACCAATTGACCCAAACAGTTTTACAATGTTAGCCAGACACACTGATAACCATCTAATAAGAACCACTTGATTTCAATCTTTTTAGTCTTCAGGGATGTAGCAGTTAACCACACACCAGGAAGGGACTGAAACTTTTAATCACTATTTCCTCCTAACAAGTCTGTGTTAAAACCTGTGCACAATAGAAGGGATTAGTAGGCAAAAGTTAACACCACCATGTGATACGGAGAATTTTCCTGTTTCCAGGATAAAGTAGGTGACAAAGTATTGAAATATTGAAGCAAAGTTCATCTGCTCTCACAAAAGGAAAGATTACCATGGGATAAAATTAGGCAAAAGGTAATCGACACAGACTggagaaggagagaaacagaCCCACACCAGAAAATGCTCAGGCCCGCAGAGTTCGATAGCTTTCAGGCAAAAGAGGTTCTGTAAACAACCATGCTTATACATACATCCTCCATTGGGTCAGGTGCACTGCATGAAACAGTTGGTACCTGCTGAAAGTGTAGTCCACTCCACAGTTACACAATACTTCACTTGCACAAAGCATCAGCAGATGACGTCCAGAACCCAGAAAAATAAGTCCCACATGGTAAATGCATCAAATGTCATAATAAATGTCGTAACTAcaataaaaaggcaaaacatGAGATCTCCCAACAGTTTAGAATGGGCTCTTTTGTGTTACTTTTTGCAGATGCAGCATTAGGTCTATGGTATATAAAAGCAACCACGGTGTTTGCTCACAGTTCTCAGCTTTCGCCTCAGCAAACTGCCAAAACTGCAAAGGTAAGTGGAAGCCCCAGTATACCAGTATTCTGCTCTGACACAGGCACTGGGATGGACTAAGAGTCTTTGCAATGGTTTACATTGCAGATAATTTTTTTATGAAGACAAGAGCTTCTGGGGTCACTGCTACGAATGTAGCAGTGATCACCTTAACCCGTGGTCCTATGTGAACAATGCAATTCCATCCAGGCAGAAAAAGGCAGCTGGATGATTTACGAGAATCCCAATTACTCAGATCACTGGtactttttaaaaaggggagACTATCCTGACTTCCAAAAGTGGTTCAGTCTCTGTGACTCCATCAGGTCTTGCCATGTAATCCTGCAAGTGAGTTCTGCTTGGCAGTGTACCACAGTTTAAGAAACTGGGTGTAGTTCATCCTTTAAGCATATAGTGACAGCTGATACAAAGTTCTGCTGTGGCCTGTGTATACAACTTGCTCATGAGCATACTATGTTATGATTCAATGACACAAGAACATATTAAATCAGATTTGCAATGGGTATGGCTTTCCTAACATACAGGCTGTGTTGGTTAAAACCAGGCAAAGAATTAATACTGCTAAAGTACTCCACTGGTTAGTAAGATATACTATATAGTATAAGCCATAAAAGCAGGAACACTCGCATGCCAGTGCTCCACATAGCTCAGCAGTTTGCCACATGGCAATTGCCTGAACACCAGTGTATAATGGCAACATATGGAGTAATACGGTAAATGTCTTTTAATAGCATAATTCGAAAAAAAGGCCACGTTATTCCCGCCTGGTCACGAGTAAGCACCACAGATCATCTCAAAGTCACATGAATACATTTTCATCTGTTGTCACAATAAGCAGTCCTTACAAATCCCATTTCTTCAAATCATAAAGCATCCTCCATTTACTTCCTACCACACATGTGATCATATCCACTTGCTGGCAGCTGGAGCATCCTGAGCTCCTCCATGTGGGTAAGCATTAAGCCTCCTCTATTGGCTTCAAAAGAGTGAATCTCTTCGCAATCCAATCTCCAGAATAGAACGCAATGTCTCAGAAATCCAGAGTAGCTGGGAAAGTTGCCTTTTTTCTGTATGTCTGTCTTGTTTAGTAACGTCAGCATCAGCTAAATCTCtgtctttcctgtatttttgctgTGTTTGCCACTGCACAATTCAGTTTCCCACAAGATTCAGCTCCACGAAAAAGAGGAGCTCCAAGGCCAAATGTTGGAGCACACTGATGTTTGCCCATCAGTCCAGGCTACATCCATCTCCCTGACATCTGCTCCCTCAATGTTTCAGGTGGTTCTTGGATCTTGTATGAAATGCCCAGCTTCAGAGGCCGACAGTACTTACTGAAACCCAGAGAACACAGAAGATTCCTTGACTGGGGTGCAGCAAATACCAAAATTGTCTCTTTGCAGAGACTGGATGACTTACACTGAGTTATTGCTCCCACACTAAATAAACAGTGAATGCATTCCAAAATCCTTGTTCAAACAAATCTTCCTTCAGTACTGCAAGCAAATTAAAGACGTGCAGTCCAGAGAGAAATCTGACTTCTCTCACTTTTTAGAGGGAGAGCgggaatactttaaaaaaaattcacaattaTCCAGCTGTTCCATAGTAACATGATAATTTAAGTAACTGTTACAGGTCCAACTGCATATTCCTAACACTGGTAAGTGTAAAGCTCCTCAGTCATGACTTCAGTGGATATAGCTATTAATGGAAAGGCCTGATTCTTTCATCTAAGTTTTCCTCAGTTTTACAAGTTTTGATCTAGGAATAGATTCCAGCTTTATACTTAACAAGGTTAACAATATGCAGCTAGATGTTTAACAGTTACTTAAATTATGAGGTACTGTGGAATAGAAGAGTAAATCCCACTAACAGTTACATCCAGTGAAGTACTGATTGAGGAGGAAAAGGACAGAAAGATGCAGAGGATCTTAGAATAAAGTGAATGCTGTTTTTGGCATCAAATTCTTCACACAAACAAGCTGCTCCATGCTACCACCAGTCTAGCAGTCTTCTCCCAGCTGATTCGTCCAGAAGGAACATTTCCAGATCCTTAAATCACACCACCTTTATACAGCACGTTTTAGCTAACTTGTACTTCATGAACTAGATATTTAGTTGGTGTCAATCACCCTGCCTCTAACTTCAGAGCTGCACTGatgtgctgcagcaggagattGAGACAAATCCCTCAATTGCAAGGTTATTCTGCATGCAAAAGGAATTAAATAAGTATACCAGCATGGATTAGAAACAGGACAATATCTTATTGTGCTGGAAAAAGTCTATTGCAGCATTAATTATCATTCAAGCAATTATGCATATGCCTACAAATTGTCATTCAAGTAACTATGCATATACCTACTCATCACCACTGAATCCTGTGCAATAAGGAATGAGAGTCgtaataaaatacaacaaaacacagTTAAAGCATCTCACACCTTAACATACCTCTGCTCATTTAGGTAGTGtagtctagattttttttttcaggcacagTTAGGCAAATATACTACTACCCTTCAGCAAGGTGCTGGAGACTTTTGGAAAGAGAAAGCAGTACAGAGAGCACAGAACTACTAGGACACTCTGCAACCTTATCTAGTGTATGCTTAATTTTAAGCCATTTCATCTGGGCTTTAAATGGTAGGCTTTGATTGTGTTTTGCCTAGTAAACATTCTGATAACGGAGTCCTTGAATAAAACCAAGCAACTTCTACAGCAGTGAGGTAGAGTGCTTAAAACTCACATCTCCACTCGCTAATGTCAGAGACCTCATTTAGTGATTATTTCACCCTCACATGACTCATCAGTAATAGCCTGTTAGTGATCCTCACCAGCCTTTCCCTGACAACACTAGAGAGGAATAGAACTATTCTTTGCCCTTGTCATCCTTCCTTTTGTACATGGGACAATATCTCTGCCCTCCTGCCTGTCCTTTACTGCACAAAGCAGGCTGCTCAGCTGCAGAAAATGGCTGGTGTAAATAAGAACACCATGCTTCAGCCAGAGAGAAATGGAGCATGAAGA encodes the following:
- the LOC104339670 gene encoding LOW QUALITY PROTEIN: gamma-crystallin D-like (The sequence of the model RefSeq protein was modified relative to this genomic sequence to represent the inferred CDS: inserted 2 bases in 2 codons); this translates as YEDKSFWGHCYECSSDHLNPWSYVNXCNSIQAEKGSWMIYENPNYSDHWYFLKRGDYPDFQKWFSLCDSIRSCHVILQVSSAWQFSHKIQLHEKEELQGQMLEHTDVCPSVXGYIHLPDICSLNVSGGSWILYEMPSFRGRQYLLKPREHRRFLDWGAANTKIVSLQRLDDLH